A stretch of Physeter macrocephalus isolate SW-GA chromosome 6, ASM283717v5, whole genome shotgun sequence DNA encodes these proteins:
- the LOC112064363 gene encoding LOW QUALITY PROTEIN: nucleophosmin-like (The sequence of the model RefSeq protein was modified relative to this genomic sequence to represent the inferred CDS: inserted 1 base in 1 codon; substituted 1 base at 1 genomic stop codon), with product MEDSMDVDMSPLKPQSYLFGCELKADKDNHFKVDNDENEHQLSLRTVSLGAGAKDELYIVEAEAMNYEGSPIKVTLATLKMSVQPTVSLGGFEITPPVVLRLKCGSGPVHISGQHLVAVEADAESEDEEEEDVALLSISGKAPGSGSKFPQKKVKLAADEDENDDDDDNDDDEDDDNDACDDEEAEEKAPVKKSVXDTXAKNAQKSIQNGKDSKPSTPRSKGQESFKKQEKTPKTLKGPSSVEDIKAKMQASIEKGGSLPKVEAKFINYVKNCFRITDKEAIQDLWQWRKSL from the exons ATGGAAGATTCGATGGACGTGGACATGAGCCCCCTGAAGCCCCAGAGCTATCTTTTTGGTTGTGAACTAAAGGCCGACAAAGATAATCACTTTAAGGTGGATAATGATGAAAATGAGCACCAGTTATCTTTAAGAACGGTTAGTTTAGGGGCTGGCGCAAAGGATGAATTGTACATTGTCGAAGCAGAGGCGATGAATTATGAAGGCAGTCCAATTAAAGTAACACTGGCAACTTTGAAAATGTCTGTGCAGCCAACAGTTTCCCTTGGGGGCTTTGAAATAACACCACCTGTGGTCTTACGGTTGAAGTGTGGCTCAGGGCCTGTGCATATTAGTGGACAGCACTTAGTAGCTGTGGAGGCAGATGCAGAGTcagaagatgaagaggaggaggatgtggcACTCCTAAGTATATCTGGAAAGGCCCCTGGAAGTGGTAGCAAGTTtccacagaaaaaagtaaaacttgctgctgatgaagatgaaaatgatgatgatgatgacaatgatgatgatgaagatgatgataatgatgccTGTgatgatgaggaagctgaagaaaaAGCTCCAGTAAAGAAATCTGTATGAGATA CAGccaaaaatgcacaaaaatcaatCCAGAATGGAAAAGACTCAAAACCATCAACACCAAGATCAAAAGGTCAAGAATCcttcaaaaaacaggaaaaaactcCTAAAACACTGAAAGGACCTAGCTCTGTAGAAGACATTAAAGCAAAAATGCAAGCAAGTATAGAAAAAGGTGGTTCCCTTCCCAAAGTGGAAGCCAAATTCATCAATTATGTGAAGAATTGTTTCCGGATAACTGACAAGGAGGCTATTCAAGATCTCTGGCAGTGGAGGAAGTCTCtttaa